In one Winogradskyella sp. MH6 genomic region, the following are encoded:
- a CDS encoding toxin-antitoxin system YwqK family antitoxin produces the protein MRNLVIVLMMLSVAFSYAQDSKEPKLEKKGDLTYVTYYHDNGEISQTGVFNADGNIHGEWKSYDAEGNKVALGNYDNGKKVGKWFFWQGESLKEVDFIDSKIVSVNQWDNKTKVAINN, from the coding sequence ATGAGAAATTTAGTAATTGTTCTTATGATGCTTAGTGTAGCATTCTCTTATGCTCAAGACAGTAAAGAACCAAAGTTAGAGAAGAAAGGCGACTTAACTTACGTTACGTATTATCATGATAATGGTGAAATAAGTCAAACAGGTGTGTTTAATGCAGATGGCAATATTCATGGTGAATGGAAAAGCTACGATGCTGAAGGTAATAAAGTAGCATTAGGAAACTATGATAACGGTAAAAAAGTTGGAAAATGGTTTTTCTGGCAAGGAGAATCTTTAAAAGAAGTAGATTTTATCGATTCTAAAATTGTAAGTGTTAACCAATGGGATAACAAAACCAAAGTTGCCATTAACAACTAG
- a CDS encoding TonB-dependent receptor — protein sequence MKHIIKVLALFIFISATSTAFSQGKVAGTVIDGEFNEPMAFANILVKGTSKGVTTDFDGKFEMELEEGTYTLVFSFVGYATKEISDVVIKNGEVFTLDVLMETNSLDTVVITTTTKRNTESAVLNLQKKSAVVMDGLSSQAIKSTGASNVAAAVKSVPGVSIQGDKYVFVRGLGDRYTKSILNGIDIPGLDPDRNTIQMDLFPTNILDNVIVLKSASAEYPADFTGGIVDIVTKDFPSKAEYSISLGGGYNPDMHFNNSYLTSGGSDTDWLGYDDGMRNVPVNRYQFEEGVLGNGINTTTLTTLTNSFEKELAAKQETSGMNYDFGFTLGNQYNIGDDKLGYQASFSYKNETTFYKNRFDGAYIKNPQDTSDNELIAALDSKGSEGINNVILNGMLGLAYKTDKSKFKVNLLHVQNGESTAGFFNQVISQDGTGGGLEPLTKNSITYTERSITNLFLTGKHRLNSITDDKPFNFEWKLSPTFSKVMDKNHRITPFQQADNGNSFLSPSASTLPIQLWRNLLEESWAGKADFDKTVELFGRQAKIKFGGAFTYKFRDFSIDDFTFNIRGDQSYIASGNADNLLATENLWTPETDAGTYVVYTDNFNPRDAYEGEQQIGATYFSTEFNITEKLKTVVGLRTEFFSSFYTGEDADNVFDRELILDEFDLFPSANVIYAVNDKTNLRASYSRTTARPSFKEASVAQIFDPITSRLFIGDINLVPTYINNFDIRYEFFGEEGQMFAISGFYKDFTDVIEQTFFVSAPTQLTVGNLGDAVVYGAEFEARQRLGFISEGLNNLKLTANFSLIKSELTMSDDEYNGRVASARDGESIDRKRDMQGQAPYLINVGLNYDNSDIGLRTGLFYNVQGETLEVVGIREVPDVYTQPFNSLNFTLNKSFGENQRSSIDLKVSNILGDERLSEYESFGASNQIFSLREPGTEISLGYTLKF from the coding sequence ATGAAACATATAATAAAAGTTTTAGCTCTTTTTATTTTCATTTCAGCGACATCTACAGCATTCTCACAAGGAAAAGTAGCCGGAACAGTAATCGATGGTGAATTTAATGAACCAATGGCTTTTGCTAACATTTTAGTTAAAGGTACCTCAAAAGGTGTTACTACAGATTTTGATGGAAAGTTTGAAATGGAGCTAGAAGAAGGTACTTACACATTGGTTTTCTCCTTTGTTGGGTATGCAACTAAAGAAATTTCAGATGTTGTCATAAAAAACGGCGAGGTATTTACCTTAGATGTTTTGATGGAAACTAATTCTTTAGACACAGTTGTAATTACTACAACTACAAAAAGAAACACAGAAAGTGCTGTTTTAAATTTACAAAAAAAATCAGCAGTTGTAATGGATGGTTTGTCTTCTCAGGCTATTAAAAGTACTGGAGCAAGTAATGTTGCTGCTGCTGTAAAAAGTGTTCCTGGTGTTTCTATACAAGGTGATAAATATGTATTTGTACGTGGTCTTGGTGATCGCTATACAAAGTCTATCTTAAATGGTATTGATATCCCAGGTTTAGATCCAGACCGTAACACAATTCAAATGGATTTATTTCCAACAAATATTCTTGACAATGTTATTGTTTTAAAGTCTGCATCTGCTGAATATCCAGCAGACTTTACTGGTGGTATTGTAGATATAGTTACAAAAGATTTTCCAAGTAAGGCTGAATATTCAATTTCATTGGGAGGTGGTTACAACCCAGACATGCATTTCAATAATTCATATTTAACATCAGGAGGTAGTGATACTGACTGGTTAGGTTATGATGATGGTATGCGAAATGTACCTGTTAACAGATATCAATTTGAGGAAGGAGTACTAGGTAATGGTATTAATACTACAACACTTACAACACTTACAAATAGTTTTGAAAAAGAACTAGCAGCTAAGCAAGAAACTAGTGGTATGAACTACGACTTTGGTTTTACCTTGGGCAATCAATACAACATTGGTGATGATAAATTAGGTTACCAAGCATCATTCTCTTATAAAAACGAAACAACGTTTTATAAAAACAGATTTGATGGTGCATACATAAAAAACCCACAAGACACATCAGACAATGAGTTAATTGCTGCTCTAGATTCTAAAGGTTCTGAAGGTATTAACAATGTGATTTTAAATGGTATGTTAGGTTTAGCTTATAAAACGGATAAATCTAAGTTTAAGGTAAATTTACTTCATGTACAAAATGGTGAGTCTACTGCAGGTTTCTTTAACCAGGTAATATCTCAGGACGGTACTGGAGGTGGATTAGAACCACTAACAAAAAACTCTATTACCTATACAGAGCGATCAATTACCAACTTATTTCTTACGGGTAAGCACAGGTTAAATAGCATTACAGACGATAAGCCTTTTAACTTTGAATGGAAATTATCTCCTACCTTCTCTAAGGTAATGGATAAAAACCATAGAATTACGCCATTTCAGCAAGCTGATAATGGTAATTCATTCTTAAGTCCTTCTGCTTCAACATTACCTATTCAGTTATGGAGAAACTTACTTGAAGAGTCTTGGGCTGGTAAAGCAGATTTTGACAAAACTGTAGAGTTATTTGGTCGCCAAGCTAAAATAAAATTTGGAGGTGCATTCACGTATAAGTTTAGAGATTTTAGTATTGATGACTTTACCTTTAACATTCGTGGAGATCAATCTTATATTGCAAGCGGTAATGCAGATAATTTGTTAGCTACTGAAAACCTTTGGACACCAGAAACAGATGCTGGTACTTATGTTGTCTATACAGACAACTTTAACCCAAGAGATGCTTATGAAGGTGAGCAACAAATTGGAGCTACTTATTTTTCAACTGAATTTAATATCACTGAAAAATTAAAAACAGTAGTTGGTTTAAGAACTGAGTTCTTTAGCTCATTCTACACTGGTGAAGATGCTGATAATGTATTTGATAGAGAATTAATCTTAGATGAATTTGATTTATTCCCATCAGCTAATGTTATTTATGCAGTTAACGATAAAACTAATTTAAGAGCATCATACTCTCGCACTACAGCAAGACCTTCTTTTAAAGAAGCTTCTGTAGCACAAATCTTCGATCCAATTACAAGTAGATTGTTTATTGGTGATATTAACTTAGTACCAACATATATCAACAACTTTGATATACGTTATGAGTTTTTTGGTGAAGAAGGACAAATGTTTGCTATAAGTGGTTTCTACAAAGACTTTACAGACGTAATTGAGCAAACATTCTTTGTCTCTGCTCCAACACAGCTTACTGTTGGTAACTTAGGTGACGCTGTTGTTTATGGTGCAGAATTTGAAGCAAGACAACGATTAGGATTTATTTCTGAAGGTTTAAACAATCTTAAACTAACAGCCAATTTCTCTTTAATTAAATCTGAGTTAACCATGTCTGATGACGAGTATAACGGTAGAGTTGCTTCAGCCAGAGATGGAGAATCAATTGACAGAAAAAGAGATATGCAAGGACAAGCTCCTTATTTAATTAATGTTGGTTTAAATTACGACAATAGTGATATTGGTTTAAGAACCGGATTATTCTACAACGTACAAGGTGAAACTTTAGAAGTTGTTGGTATTCGTGAAGTTCCAGATGTTTATACTCAGCCTTTTAACAGTTTAAACTTTACGTTAAACAAATCTTTTGGCGAGAATCAACGTTCATCTATAGACCTTAAAGTATCTAATATACTTGGTGACGAAAGATTAAGTGAATATGAGTCTTTTGGTGCAAGCAATCAAATTTTTTCATTGAGAGAGCCTGGTACTGAAATATCTTTAGGTTACACACTTAAGTTCTAA
- a CDS encoding deoxyguanosinetriphosphate triphosphohydrolase, with protein sequence MNWEQLLSLRRFGDENKRLRKEQDETRVGFEVDYDRIIFSSEFRSLQDKTQVVPLSKTDFVHTRLTHSLEVSVVGRSLGRQVGKLLLEKHPHLENVHGYNINDFGAIVAAAALAHDIGNPPFGHSGEKAIGAYFKNGNGAQFKSELTDKEYQDLCDFEGNANGFKILTESRAGRIGGLRLSYATLGAFMKYPKESLPKKPTNHIVDKKYGFFQSEKEMFSAVASDLGLIKRSETDLSYNRHPLAYLVEAADDICYTIIDFEDGINLGLIEEDYALEYLIKLVKGRIITKNYNALQTTEDRVSYLRALAISTLIDEAASIFMKNEADILEGKFETALLDVSQYKAQITDIINLSIKKVYRSKEVINKEIAGYEILNQLLNAYGNLALNVYNDSLSNYDKLLQNLLPETVSLSNESLYDNLLSVCLFISKLSDTNAMLLHKKLKGNIL encoded by the coding sequence ATGAACTGGGAGCAATTATTGTCTTTAAGACGCTTTGGTGATGAGAATAAACGGTTAAGAAAAGAACAAGACGAAACTCGTGTTGGTTTTGAGGTTGATTATGACCGTATTATATTTTCTTCAGAGTTTAGAAGTCTACAAGATAAAACACAGGTTGTACCGCTATCTAAAACAGATTTTGTTCATACCAGATTAACACATAGCCTAGAGGTTAGTGTGGTTGGGCGTTCTTTAGGCAGGCAAGTTGGAAAGCTTTTGTTAGAGAAACATCCACATTTAGAAAATGTACATGGCTATAATATCAATGATTTTGGGGCTATTGTAGCGGCTGCTGCTTTAGCACACGATATTGGTAATCCACCTTTTGGTCATTCTGGAGAAAAAGCGATAGGAGCATATTTTAAAAATGGTAATGGAGCACAATTTAAATCTGAATTAACTGATAAAGAATATCAAGATTTATGCGATTTTGAAGGTAATGCTAATGGCTTTAAAATTTTAACCGAGAGCAGAGCTGGTAGAATAGGTGGATTGCGGTTAAGCTATGCCACACTTGGTGCCTTTATGAAATATCCTAAAGAGTCTTTACCAAAAAAGCCTACCAACCATATAGTTGATAAAAAATATGGCTTTTTTCAAAGTGAAAAAGAGATGTTTTCGGCTGTTGCTTCAGATTTAGGCTTAATTAAGAGAAGTGAAACGGACTTGAGCTACAACAGACATCCTCTAGCCTATTTAGTAGAGGCAGCCGATGATATTTGCTATACGATTATAGATTTTGAAGATGGAATAAATCTCGGATTAATCGAAGAAGATTATGCATTAGAGTACTTGATAAAACTTGTAAAGGGTAGAATCATAACCAAAAATTATAATGCTTTACAAACTACTGAAGACAGAGTTAGCTATTTGAGAGCATTGGCTATTAGCACTCTAATCGATGAAGCTGCTTCAATATTTATGAAAAATGAAGCTGACATCCTAGAAGGGAAATTTGAAACGGCACTTCTAGATGTTAGTCAGTACAAGGCTCAAATAACCGATATCATTAATTTAAGTATCAAGAAAGTCTACCGATCAAAAGAGGTGATAAATAAAGAGATTGCAGGATACGAAATATTAAATCAGCTGCTCAATGCCTACGGGAATTTAGCCTTAAATGTATACAACGATAGCTTGTCGAATTATGATAAATTATTACAGAATCTTTTGCCAGAAACGGTAAGTTTATCAAATGAATCCTTATACGACAATTTGCTTTCTGTGTGCTTATTTATTTCGAAACTTTCAGATACTAACGCTATGTTATTACATAAAAAGCTGAAAGGGAATATTTTATAA
- a CDS encoding 1-deoxy-D-xylulose-5-phosphate synthase: protein MKNLLKHINLPEDLRQLKAEDLPQVAKELREFIINIVATKEGHLGASLGVIELTIALHYIFNTPEDLLIWDVGHQAYGHKILTGRKDSFETNRQLKGISGFPKRSESIYDTFGVGHSSTSISAALGMAIASQLKGEDKHHIAVIGDASIASGMAFEGLNHAGVTDANLLVILNDNAIGIDPSVGALKQYLTNVKKGTQKQDNIFEALNFNYSGPIDGHDLPSLIFELKRLKTVKGPKFLHVITTKGKGLKQAEEDQVKYHAPGKFNASTGELISKSSVSEPPKYQDVFGETIVELAKNNEKIIGITPAMPTGSSLKYMMDIFPNRAFDVGIAEQHAVTLAAGMATQGLIPFCNIYSTFLQRAYDQIIHDVALQNLPVIFCLDRAGLVGEDGATHHGVFDLAYLNCIPNLVIFAPRDAIALRNIMYTVQLGIDFPIAIRYPRGRGHLLDWKKPFEKIEIGKGECLKQGTDLAILSIGTMSKNIEDAIIDLDVSHYDMQYVKPLDEGLLHEIFKTHKIIVTIEDGTIVGGFGSSILAFANSHNYKQHIEVLGIADEFIEQGTILQLQQLQELDSASITKKIEDLLTILHDS, encoded by the coding sequence ATGAAAAACCTTTTAAAACATATAAACCTACCCGAAGATTTACGTCAACTTAAAGCTGAAGATTTACCTCAAGTAGCTAAAGAACTGCGTGAATTTATCATCAATATTGTTGCAACAAAAGAAGGGCATCTTGGTGCCAGTTTAGGTGTTATAGAATTGACCATTGCACTACATTACATCTTTAACACACCAGAAGATTTATTGATTTGGGATGTTGGTCACCAAGCCTATGGTCACAAAATTTTAACTGGAAGAAAAGATAGTTTCGAAACCAACAGACAACTAAAAGGAATTAGTGGTTTCCCAAAACGTAGTGAAAGTATTTACGATACTTTTGGTGTAGGACACTCTTCTACTTCAATTTCGGCAGCATTAGGAATGGCAATTGCTTCTCAATTAAAAGGTGAAGACAAACATCATATTGCTGTTATTGGAGATGCTTCAATTGCCAGCGGAATGGCCTTTGAAGGTCTTAACCACGCTGGAGTTACAGATGCTAATTTATTGGTAATTCTTAACGATAATGCTATTGGCATCGATCCAAGCGTTGGCGCATTAAAACAGTATTTAACCAATGTAAAAAAAGGGACTCAAAAGCAAGATAACATTTTTGAAGCCTTAAATTTTAATTATTCTGGTCCAATAGATGGTCATGATTTACCCTCATTAATTTTTGAACTTAAACGTTTAAAAACAGTAAAAGGCCCAAAGTTTTTACATGTAATTACCACCAAAGGTAAAGGGCTAAAACAAGCCGAGGAAGACCAAGTTAAATACCATGCACCAGGAAAATTCAATGCTTCAACAGGTGAACTTATTTCTAAATCGAGTGTTAGTGAGCCACCAAAATATCAAGATGTTTTTGGTGAAACCATTGTAGAACTTGCCAAGAACAACGAAAAAATTATTGGCATTACGCCAGCTATGCCAACTGGAAGCTCTTTAAAATACATGATGGATATTTTTCCTAATCGTGCGTTTGATGTTGGTATTGCCGAACAACATGCCGTAACTCTGGCTGCTGGTATGGCTACACAAGGATTAATTCCGTTTTGTAACATCTACTCTACCTTTTTACAACGTGCCTACGACCAGATTATTCATGATGTGGCTTTGCAAAACTTGCCTGTTATCTTTTGTTTGGATAGAGCTGGCTTGGTGGGAGAAGATGGAGCAACACATCACGGTGTTTTTGATTTGGCTTACCTTAACTGTATTCCTAACTTAGTAATTTTTGCGCCAAGAGATGCTATAGCGTTACGCAACATAATGTATACTGTTCAATTAGGAATAGATTTTCCAATTGCCATAAGATATCCTCGTGGCAGAGGTCATCTTTTAGATTGGAAAAAACCGTTTGAAAAAATTGAAATAGGAAAAGGCGAATGCCTTAAACAAGGTACAGATTTAGCCATTTTATCAATTGGTACTATGTCAAAAAATATTGAAGATGCTATTATAGATTTGGACGTTTCGCATTACGACATGCAATATGTAAAACCACTTGATGAAGGGTTATTACACGAAATTTTTAAAACACACAAAATCATTGTCACTATAGAAGACGGAACTATTGTAGGAGGTTTTGGAAGTTCAATTTTAGCCTTTGCTAATTCGCATAACTATAAGCAACACATTGAAGTTTTAGGTATTGCAGATGAATTTATTGAGCAAGGCACAATACTGCAACTGCAGCAATTACAAGAACTAGATTCTGCTTCGATTACAAAGAAAATTGAAGATTTACTCACTATCCTCCACGATAGCTAA
- a CDS encoding nucleoside deaminase produces the protein MIQPFDDTYFMKKALQEAEVAYEKGEIPVGAVIVVEDRIIARTHNLTELLNDVTAHAEMQAITAAANFLGGKYLTKCTLYVTLEPCQMCAGALYWSQIAKIVYGASDEQRGFTAMGTKLHPKTKVVGGVLADEASELMKRFFIEKRNLN, from the coding sequence ATGATACAGCCATTTGACGATACTTATTTTATGAAAAAAGCGCTTCAGGAAGCTGAGGTTGCTTATGAAAAAGGCGAAATTCCTGTTGGAGCAGTAATTGTTGTGGAAGACCGTATAATTGCTAGAACGCATAATCTTACAGAACTTTTAAATGATGTTACTGCGCATGCTGAAATGCAAGCTATAACAGCTGCAGCTAATTTTTTAGGTGGAAAATACTTAACCAAATGCACCTTGTATGTGACGTTAGAGCCTTGCCAAATGTGTGCAGGAGCATTATACTGGAGCCAAATTGCAAAAATAGTCTACGGCGCTTCAGATGAGCAACGAGGTTTTACAGCTATGGGAACCAAACTGCATCCCAAAACAAAAGTGGTTGGTGGAGTTTTAGCAGATGAGGCTTCAGAATTAATGAAGCGATTTTTTATTGAAAAACGTAATTTGAATTAA
- a CDS encoding protease complex subunit PrcB family protein, with the protein MHKLLGIVILLFALNCKSSENKAKMTKEAIVLIGKGNLYGSGSEGIEKQNLIITSPKEWKDLLNKMNAVNKVSDSFSETDIDFSEYTVIAVFDEVKNSGGHSLNLVIQETKDKFLVEVLRKSPDGIATSVMTQPYYIVKVPKGELPIVFE; encoded by the coding sequence ATGCATAAGTTATTAGGAATCGTAATCTTACTGTTTGCATTAAACTGTAAGTCCTCAGAAAATAAAGCAAAAATGACAAAAGAAGCTATTGTTCTTATAGGAAAGGGTAATCTGTATGGTTCTGGTTCAGAAGGTATAGAGAAACAGAATTTAATTATTACATCTCCTAAAGAATGGAAAGACTTGCTTAATAAAATGAATGCAGTCAATAAGGTTTCTGATAGTTTTTCTGAAACAGATATTGACTTTTCTGAGTATACTGTAATTGCTGTTTTTGATGAGGTAAAGAATTCAGGTGGACATAGCCTAAACCTGGTTATTCAAGAAACTAAGGATAAGTTTTTGGTTGAGGTGTTACGGAAATCTCCAGATGGCATAGCTACTTCTGTTATGACACAACCTTATTATATTGTTAAAGTACCTAAGGGCGAATTACCAATAGTTTTTGAATAA
- a CDS encoding cold-shock protein → MTGTVKFFNDSKGFGFITNDETGKDIFVHVSNLNGVELREGDNVEYTEEEGRKGMVAANVSVL, encoded by the coding sequence ATGACTGGAACAGTTAAATTTTTCAATGATTCAAAAGGATTTGGATTCATTACCAACGACGAAACGGGAAAAGACATTTTCGTTCACGTATCAAACCTTAATGGCGTAGAGTTACGCGAAGGTGACAATGTAGAGTACACAGAAGAAGAAGGCAGAAAAGGAATGGTTGCTGCTAATGTAAGCGTTCTTTAA
- a CDS encoding chloride channel protein translates to MPTKSNLLKRLLIWRYKHVSEKNFVFLLSLIIGLLAGLISVFIKNITFAIEAIFEKGVILSENSIYFILPIVGLFLVYLFVKYISKKPSEHAIPSILFALSKRDGIIDKKKIYYPLITAPLTVGFGGSVGLLGPAIASASALSSNFSRLLHIDRKTRSLLIACAAAGAIASIFKSPIAAIIFAIEVFSLDLTFASLLPLLIASVSSVITSYFFLGDSVLFEFSVSDKFAIKDTLFYILLGIGTGVASIYFSKIYFGVTSIFNRLKSARQKLIIGGLAIGVMLFFIPPLYGEGFGFINNLLLGNDIEALGKTPFDDHLDNIWIVIALLFGITIFKAIAMTTTFAAGGTGGIIIPTLVMGSALGNVVAKVINHCGLGFNVSEANFTLIGMAGLIAGVLHAPLTAIFLIAEITGGYQLFVPLMITASMSFIINKNGLDHTIYTKELLEKGALLTQNKDKSVLTLMKLDSVIEQNFVELHPDMTLGDMLKNGVSKSNRNLFPVTDSERNFIGIILLDNIRSVMFDQSLYNSTTVETFMQKPPEIIYYEEDSMEKVMKKFQQSRAWNLPVVKDNKYFGFVSKSKLLTAYRNELINFTS, encoded by the coding sequence ATGCCAACTAAGTCCAACTTATTAAAACGATTACTCATTTGGAGATATAAACATGTCTCCGAAAAAAACTTTGTCTTTTTACTAAGTCTCATCATTGGTTTGTTAGCTGGACTCATTTCGGTTTTCATAAAAAACATCACTTTTGCTATTGAAGCTATTTTTGAAAAAGGAGTTATTCTTTCAGAAAATAGTATCTATTTTATTTTACCAATTGTGGGTTTGTTTTTGGTGTATTTGTTTGTAAAGTATATTTCAAAAAAACCTAGCGAGCATGCCATACCTTCTATTCTATTTGCCCTATCAAAAAGAGATGGTATCATTGATAAGAAGAAAATTTATTATCCATTAATCACAGCTCCACTAACCGTAGGTTTTGGTGGTTCGGTTGGTTTGTTAGGACCTGCAATTGCTTCGGCATCTGCATTAAGTTCTAACTTTAGTCGCTTATTACATATTGATAGAAAAACCAGAAGTTTATTAATTGCCTGTGCTGCTGCAGGCGCTATTGCATCTATTTTTAAGTCACCTATTGCTGCAATTATTTTTGCAATTGAAGTATTTAGTTTAGACTTAACTTTTGCTTCGTTATTACCTTTGTTAATCGCATCTGTTTCTTCGGTAATAACCTCGTATTTCTTTCTAGGAGATAGTGTCTTATTTGAGTTTAGCGTTTCAGACAAATTTGCCATAAAAGACACATTGTTTTATATCCTTTTAGGCATTGGCACTGGAGTTGCTTCTATCTATTTTTCTAAAATTTATTTTGGAGTTACATCAATATTCAACCGATTAAAGTCCGCAAGACAAAAACTAATTATTGGTGGATTAGCCATTGGAGTAATGCTCTTTTTTATTCCACCACTTTATGGTGAAGGTTTTGGTTTTATAAATAACCTTTTGCTCGGTAATGACATTGAAGCATTAGGCAAAACACCTTTTGATGATCACCTAGACAATATCTGGATTGTAATTGCCCTTCTTTTTGGAATTACCATTTTTAAAGCCATTGCCATGACTACCACCTTTGCAGCAGGTGGAACTGGCGGAATTATTATCCCTACATTAGTAATGGGAAGTGCTTTAGGAAATGTGGTTGCAAAAGTGATTAATCATTGCGGCTTAGGTTTTAACGTGTCTGAAGCTAACTTCACCTTAATTGGCATGGCAGGTCTTATCGCAGGTGTGCTGCATGCTCCATTAACTGCTATTTTCTTAATTGCCGAAATCACCGGAGGCTATCAACTCTTTGTACCTTTAATGATAACTGCTTCTATGTCTTTTATCATCAATAAAAATGGTTTAGACCATACTATTTACACCAAAGAATTATTAGAAAAAGGTGCGCTTCTCACTCAAAACAAAGACAAAAGCGTTCTTACCTTAATGAAGCTCGATTCTGTTATTGAGCAAAATTTTGTAGAATTACACCCAGACATGACACTTGGAGATATGTTGAAAAATGGAGTTTCAAAATCTAACCGAAACCTATTTCCTGTTACAGATAGCGAACGGAATTTTATCGGTATCATTCTATTGGATAATATTAGGTCTGTAATGTTCGATCAGTCACTTTATAACTCTACAACTGTTGAAACTTTTATGCAAAAACCGCCAGAAATCATTTATTACGAAGAGGACTCTATGGAGAAAGTAATGAAAAAATTTCAGCAATCTAGAGCTTGGAATTTACCAGTCGTAAAAGACAATAAATATTTCGGTTTTGTTTCAAAGTCTAAACTTTTAACAGCGTATCGTAACGAATTGATTAATTTTACATCTTAG